Genomic segment of Drosophila simulans strain w501 chromosome 2R, Prin_Dsim_3.1, whole genome shotgun sequence:
ATTGTTGGGGAAGATCTCGACGTTGCACTTGGCTCCGGAGCAAGCGGAGCAGGTGCCATCCGCCACACAGCTGCTGCTTTCGGTAGAGCTCAGTTCACTCCTGCATCCACGGTGCGTATGTCCGTTCGCCAGACGAGTGATACAATCGGAGTTGGGCGCATGACAGGTAATGGTGGTCAGCACAGCTGTGGGATCCTGGGCGCACTCCAAGGTCTTGCTGGAATCACAGGAAAGACACTCTCCTTCGGCGGGCAGTCGGCTCAGTTCGTTGCACTCGCTGCCCTGGCAGGAGTACAACAGATTGCCCTCCTGCCACTGCTCCAAGCTGGAGCTATTCTGGCTACTAGCACAACCCATCAGCTCCACCTTGCCATCAGTGGCGTACTTGGCGAAACAGTAGTCATTCGTTTTGTAGGCCAAACAGGCTTGGGACTGGCTGCTCGAACATGTGGCATCCGAGCAGGTGTGGCAACTGAGTCGATCAGCCGGATACGAGAAGGTATTGCATTCTGCGCCGGAGCAGGTGGCACAGTTAGTACCACTCTCGTCGGTGCTGCAATCGGAACGGTCATACAGCTCCTTGTCGTCCAAACAGGATCGAATCAAATCCTCTCCACTCAGAGCCACCAAGCACTGACCCTTGCAACTGCGCTTGCTCAGGTCGGATTCCTTGGGATCGGTGATACAGCTCGATTTGTTGGCCGAATTGCAGAAGGTGCAGCTCACATACTCCTCCGTGGACCAGGCGTCATTGCACTCGTTCGACTTGCAGGTGAAGCACAAAGCAGGATTCTTTCGGCAATAGCGATCCTCGTAGTCATCCACATCGTCTGAGCAACCTCTCCTCCTCACCGACACGCCATCAGCCTCAAAGACAGTCTTACAATCCTGCTCGGGATTCAGCGAACAAGTAACCGCAGGTCCCAGCGAACTCAGACAGTGTTCGCCCACACAAGAGTGGCACTTCAGGGGCAAGTCCTGGTACAAACCGTGCTGACCATCGTCCACCCGGTTGGCCAAATCGATGGCATTGCACTCGCTGCCTGAACAACTGCGGCAGTTGCGGAAGTCACTGGAATCGCACTCGACGATGCTGCTGCAACCGCGGGTTGTGACATTTCTGGAAAGCAGGGTCTTGCAGGTCTCAGTATCGCTGACCCACGGACAGGCCAAGGTGTACGAGGGATCCGATTCACAACTGGAGTCATCCGCAGAGGTGCAGGAGTAGCACACTTGGCGATCAGCAGGGAAGACCTTAGAAATGGGACAATATTTAGatcattttaagtttaaatgtttctttttgttgtttatttaccTCACGATTGCATCCATCGACCGAACACACGGTACAGTTGGCATCGCTTCCTAGAAGACACGAGGCAAAATCAGTCTGGTCGAGATCGTACAGGCAGCCACGTTGGGTTGAACCATCTAGGAAAGAGTATGGATGGATTAAGAAAATCTCTGACTAAAAACCTTTTTTCCAAACGTACCATTCTCCAATCTGGTGAAGCATCCTGTGTGGGGCAACTGACTGCAGGTGCTGAAGGTTCCAATGGCCTGGGCATCGGTGGCGCAAGAGGAATCCTCGCGAGAGTCGCAGACGGCACATCGCACGGGGGACTGGAGTTGGGGAACATTGCAGTTGGTGCCATTGCAGACGGAAATGCGCTTCGTCTTGATAATGGCCTCCAGATCCTGATTGCGGAAGGAGCTCAGGCAGCCGAGTTGCTTCAGATCGTTCTCTTCGTCCACCCACAGGAAGCAGCTATCCTCGGGCTTGTAGATGGCACAGGTCTTGGGCTGTGGATCCTCACACTCATCGCCCTCGCAGGTGTAACAGCTCAGGCGGTCTTCGGGCAAACTCTGGACGTTGCAGGAGTCACCGCTGCAGGCGGCGCAGGTGGAATCAGAGCCGTTGGCACAGGTCAGCTGGTCAGACGCCTCCTTGTCATCTAAGCAGGTTCGGATGAGATCCAAGCCAGCATCTGCGCTGCCATACAGAGCAGTCATACATTGGCCCTGGCACTGACGAGTTCTGTGGCTGGCACTTGTAGGATCCCACAAGCAGGAGGAATCCTTGTAGGAGTCGCAGTAAATACAGGTGGTGTACTGACTCAGGGCAGTGgcattgttgcagttgttggaCTTGCAAGAAGGACAGCTGCCGGCGTTGGTACCACAATATGTGGAGATGGTGGCATCCGCCTCGACCTCATCCTGGCAGCCGCGTCTGGTCACGGCTCCATCTGATCCAAACACTGTCAGGCAGTCCTGTTCGTTGTTGTCCTGGCACTTGACTGAGGCAATCTCCTCCTCCTGGCAGCCGGTACCCTCGCAGGTAAGACACTCCAGAGGAAGATCTTGCCACTTTCCAATATTGTCATCGGACTTGGCGGCCAAATCGATCTGATTGCATCCATCGCCCTCGCAGTAGACACAGTTCTTGGCATTCGCCTCGCAACTAAGCGAGGAGGCGCAGTTCCTGTAGGTCACCCCATTCCTCAGATTGGTCACACACTGGTCATCTGCATCGTACAGATAGCACACGGTAAGGCTACTGGGGTTGCTTTCACAATTGGCGTCCGTTCCGGAGTTGCAGACGTGGCAGGATCGGCGATTACTGGGGTAAACCAGTTGGTTGCACTTATTTCCCTGGCAGGAGTTGCACGAGGCAGAGGTGCTGTTGTAGCACGAGAGGAAGTCGTCGTCCTCCAAGCTGGAAAGACAACCCCTCTCTGTGCTACCATCGGACAGGACACGGGAATAGCATTCAGGGAAGCCACCCAAGGTACAATCTGTGGATGAAACGACACTTAAGGGACTTATCGCACAGTTGGCCTCGGTACGCGAGCTGCACAAAGTGCAAGTCTGAGTTTCTGGCACGGATTCAATGGTGTTGCAATCGTTGTCGCTGCAAGTCAGCAATCTCTTGGAGCGCTTCAGCAGATAGACATCGTCGTGGCTCAATTCACTCAGACAGCCGAGCGAGGTGATCGACCTCTCCTCATCGAACTGAATGTAGCACTCATCGTGCTCCCTGTAATTGGAGCAACTGCTAGCCTTTGGACTCTGGCACTCATCTCCCTGGCATACCAAACAGCTATGCCGGCTGGCCACTAAGTCCTCGGAATTGCACTTGGCTCCTTCACAAGTGGCGCAGAACCTCTTGCTACCGGCTGTGCAGGCATCACGATCCTCCTTTTCCAAGTCATCATAGCAATTGCGGATTAGCGCATAGCTGGGATCGTCAGTTTCGTTGAAGAGGGGCAGGAAGGCAGAGACACAACGTTCATGGCACTGGCGTGTCTTCGTGATCTGTGTGGGATCACTTACACAATTCGAGTCCACACTGGAATCACAAACGATGCATTCCACATATTTATCCTGGGAGTCGGCAGTGTTGCAGCCATTGGAATTACAACGGGGGCAGTAGGCGGGATTTTCATCGCAGTAGTCGGACTCCTCGAAGACGGACTCTGAGCAACCTCTTTGAGTAACTGAACCGGAATCACTGAACACGGTCACACAGTTATCATATCCCGAGCACTTCGTTAGGGTACCTCCACCAGAAGCACAATCTATTCCCGAGCACGCTAGACACTCAATGGGGACCTCTTGCCATGCTCCAGGCAAGCCATCCTCGCCAATTTTCTCAAGGTTAATGGTGTTGCAACCATCGGCGGAACTGCAGACGCGGCACGTCCTGGAATCGGAGGGATCTGAGCAGGTGAGTGACGAACTGCATCCTCGGTACGTAATGTCATTCAACAATGTGGTTACACAGGACTCGTCCTGGGAGTAAATGGGGCACACAGTGCTTATAAGAGTAGCTGGTGAGGCGGCACAGTTGGGGTCTCTGGTGGAATCGCACTGATAACACTTCCTACGATCGGCGGGGAATACGGATAAGCCGTTGCAACGTTCTCCAGTGCACGTTTCGCAGAGTTTTCCATCGCCAGTGAGACACTCGTAGAAATCGTCTCCACCCAAACTGGACATGCAACCACGAATGGTGTTACCCTGACTATCAATCTGGGTAACACACTCTGTGTAGGGAATCTGGGAACAAATATTGGTATTGGTCAACTGGTTCGGGTTGGTGGCACATCGAGGATCATCCGTAGAGGTACATTGCAGACAAGTGTTGGGATCGGGTGTAATGCTGTATTCGTTACACTTTTGTCCGGAGCACAGAAGCAAACGTTGCTGGGCCACCAGCTCCTTGATAACTTGCTTTTCAAACTCACTGGCGCAGCCCATGGCCACCACCCCAGAGTCGTCGTAAGCCAAATAGCATTGGTCATTCTCCCGGTAGGCCACACACTTCGCTGTTGTCGGGTCTTCACAGAACGGGTCTTTGCAAGTGTAGCACTCCAGGGGATTCGCAATGACATCTTCTCCATTGCAGAGCGATCCAGTGCAGGCGGTGCAATTGGAATGAGTTCCCGCGGCGCAGGATGTTCGCTCCGCTTCATTCAAGTCGTCCAGGCATCCGCGAGTGGGCAACAGTGCGGAGTCCCAGGATGAGCTGCGAGGATACAATCCCGTCATGCACTGACCCTGGCACTTTCTGGTACTTTCTGGCTTCTCCCATGCGCAGTTCACATCATCCTCGGCATCACAGAAGTAGCAATCCACATAGGAGTCGAAGGAGACGGCATTATTGCATCCATCCGACTTACACTGTACGCACTTGTCTCCGTTCAAATCGCAGTAGTCCAAGTTGGCAGCCAAGACAGCGTCACTGCATCCTCTGGCCACCACTTGACCCTCGGAATTGAAAACCGTCGAGCACGTCTGCTTGTTGTTACCCTCACACTTCGTGGTTTCCGTGCCCACTGTTGCACAACTGGCTGCATCGCTACAAACGTGACAGCTCAGCGGAAGATCCGTCCACTTTCCTGGCTCACCAACGTAGCTCGACTGAAGATCCACAGTGTTGCAGTTGGCTCCGGAGCACACTCGGCAGCTACCCGCCTGAGATGCATCGCAATTCAGCTCCGATTGGCAGCCACGACGGGTACGACCGTTGGACAGAGAAGTGACACAGGCATCATCCTCGGAGTAGGTACGACAGTAGCTCGAATAGCTCGTCGGATTCAGGGCACAATCCGCATCGCTGGCGGAGTCGCAACGCAAGCAAGTCAGCCAATTTGAGGGATACACGTCGTTGTTGCAATTATTCGTGCTGCAGATGGTACAGTTGGTGCTGCCAGCGCTGGAGCATTCATCGAACAGCTCATCATTGGTATCCATAAGGCAACCACGCAGCAAAACGCCTTCCTCATTCAGATAACTATAACACTCGGGATTGATGTAGTGTTCGCAAACAGCAGCCGAGACCGTGATCCCAGCAACACATCCATCATCATAAGTAGAATTACAGACATTGCACGAAACGCCATTCAAATTCAGCTTATCCTTGGTATTGCAATCGTCGCCGGAGCAGAGATAGAGGTCCCTGCGATTGGTTAACAGGAACGAATCCTGCAAGTCGGTGGCACAACCCATGGCCTTGATAGCGCGATCGCCCACATGTATATAGCACTGATCTCCGGATCGATATCCCAAACAAAGTTGACTGGTAAGTGTTTCACAGGCGGCATCCTCACAGACATTGCAGCTGAGACGATCTTCGGGAACATCAGCTTTGTTGCACGTGGCGCCCGAGCAGGCAACACAGTTCTCCAGGGTTCCGGCAGAGCATGCCTCACGATCGTCGTAATCGAGGTCGTCCAAACAGCCGCGAGCCAGATCGTAAACAGGATTGGCCTCCGATCGATTGCGGGGATACAGGCCAGTTAGGCAGCTGCCCTGGCAGGACAAAGTTCGGGTTATATCGCCCACTTTTCGGACGCATTCGGCCTCATCGCTTCCATCGCAGAACAGGCAATCCACATAGGTGCTCAACTCCTTGGCGTTATTACAACCGCTGGACTTGCAGAACTTGCAGTTGGCCGAGTTTTCATCGCAGTATTGAAGGAGCTCAGCATCCTCGTAGAGTGTGTCCGAGCAACCACGGAAGATCACCGAACCAGAGGCATCAAAAACGGTGCCACAATTCTGCTCATCATTACCAGTACACTTGCGTAAGGTGCCCGAGCTGGCTCCCTGGCAATCGGTGCCGTTGCAGGAATAGCAATTGACTGGCGGAGTTAGCCACTTGCTCGGATATCCAATGTAGGAGTTGAACAGATCCGCCACATTGCAATTGTCCTTGCCTGAGCACAGACGGCAGTGCTGCTTGTCCGAATCGTCGCAGGTGAACTCCCGCTGGCAACCACGATAGGTTTCTCCATCCACCAACTTGGCACTGCATCCTTCGTTTTCCAGGTAGTAGGGACACACCTCGGATGCATCGGGAGCAGATGAGCACGTGGGATCGGTGACTGAGTTGCAGCGCTGACAACGACGACGATCCGCGGGATATATATCGGCGTTACAGCGATCGCCAGTGCAAACCACACAGTTTCCTGTTCCATCGAGGCACTCCTGCAAATTCTCACGTTCTAAGCTGCTCAGGCAACTACGCTGAGTTCTGCCATCTATGAAACACAAAAGAGGATCACCCCATTAATTCAAGGTATGACATTTGAGAATACAATTGGATTTATATAGTAAGAAATACTCACTTATGATGCGTGTCTGACAGCTGGTATACGGCAGGACTCCACAATTTCCAATTAATGTGATTTTTGAAGGATCCGTAGCACAGTTGGGATCTTCGGAAGAATCGCAGACGATACACTCGTGTGGGGTTGGTAGAATATCGAAGAAGTTGCAGTCGTTGTCATCGCAGAACAGGAGAGAGTGGAAGTTTTCATCCACATACTCCTCATCCAAATCGGACTGGCAGCCCATGCCCCTGATATCTGCATCATAGTCGAAGAGGATATAGCAACGATCATCGGGACTGTACTGGCTGCACTGGCTGGCCTTCGGGTCATCGCAATCGGATCCTGAGCATTTGTAGCAGGACTGTGAGATTTGGGATATATTCTCCACATTACAGTTGGCTCCGGAGCAGGCTATGCATGCCGTATCGGTGCCAGCAATGCAGGCCGCCTGATCCTCCGGATCCTTGTCATCCAAACATCCTCGCACAGTGTCGAAAATGAAGTTCTCACTGGATCTCCTGCGCGAACCAGTAAAACACTGGCCATTACAAAGGCGGCGGGACTTTACGTTTGCGGCATTGGTGGCACAATCTTCGTTCTCGTAGTCGCAGTAGATGCATTCGGTGTAGCTGTCCAAGGATCTGGCACTGTTGCATCCATTGGAGTTGCAATTGTGGCAGCTTCCGCCATTGGCATCACAGTAACTGGCCCAGGTCTGCTCAACCTCCTGGCTACAACCCTTAGCCGACACAGATCCATTCGCACCGAATACTGTCACACAATAGTCAGAGTTACTTGAGCAGGTTGTATTCGAAAGATCACTGGCGGCACAACTTGTGGCATCAGAACAGCTCTGGCAGCTAAGGGGCAAATTCTGTCCCCACAGTCCTGGCTGGCCATCTTCCAACCTCTTCAGGTTTCCGGTATTACAATCGTCTCCAGAGCAGACGTCACACTTTTTCGGGTTACTGGACTCACACTCCACGGATGCACTGCATCCACGTTGAGTGTTACCCAAGAGATCTATAACAGTTATGCACTGCTGATTGGGTGTGTGCAGAAGACAGAGGGCAGAGGCGGAGGGCGATCCTTCACAGGAGGCATCCTTACCGGAATCGCAAATCTGACAGCTCAGTCGCTCCGTGGGTTGGAGCTgcaatacataaattaaatagatataAAAAGCTCATAATATATCCAATtccatttgaaaaaaaaacccacctGCTCGTTGCACAACTCTCCTGTGCATCTGCTGCACTTGGTGCTATTGCTGTCCTTGAGGCAGTCCAGGTAATCCTCACCCTCCAAGCTGGTCAGGCAGCCCCTCTCCGTGTGTCCATTGTCCAGGATCCTTGAATAGCAATCGGTGTTCACGAGACTTTCGCACAGCGTATTCGTTTCCACATTATCGGGGGCCACGGCGCAATCCTCATCCGTCCGGGAGCTGCACAGCTTGCATGTTTGTGGTTTTGCCAGAGCAGATTCCACATTGCAATTGTCACCAGTGCAGTACCACAACTGCTTGTTGGTTTCCATGAGGGTAACATCGCTCACATTGTATTGACTTAGGCATCCCATTTCGTATATAGCTCCGGATGCATCGATTTCGATGAAGCAGCTCTCAGGCTTATCTCCAGATGGGACAGCTCGGCAGGTTTTCGATTGGGGATTGCTGCAATCTCCTTTGCAGACATTACAGCTTCCACGGACACCCAAATCCACCTTGTTACAGCTTGCCGTACTGCAGGCCACGCAGTTTTCGAGGGATCCTTCGGAACAGGCCTCTCGATCGTCCAGATCCAGATCATCCAAACAACTGCGAACCAATTCCAACGGAGCACCCACTTCACTGTTTGTGGGGTAAAGTGCTGTAATACATTGTTGGTTGCACTTCCTTCTCTCGGTCACAAGTTCAATGTCGAAGACACAGTTATCATCGCTCTGGGCATCGCAAACCACGCAATCCAGCAAATTCTCCTTGCTTTTCAGCGAGTTGCATCCGTGGGATCGGCACTCATAGCAATTATCGCCGCTTTCCGTGCAAACGGATGCTAAGTTGTCGCTGCACCCTCTCTGAATCACAGCACCATCGCTGTTGAAGATGGCCACACAACTTTGGCCATCGTTACCCAGACATTTTCGTAGGGCTCCAGATCCTGCAGAGCACTCATCGAGTGTGGAACACTCGTAGCAATTGATGGGGCCCGAATGCCAGTTGTGGGTATAAGCATCTGCAAATAATAGATATCACTACTATGTTACTATGCTATAACATGATCAACAGCCAAGTAATTCTAAGTTCAAATAAACCTTATCCACGTGCCCCTAATTTCAGCAAGTAAGCCAAATCCAAGCTGGAAAATACGTTGATAAACGTATAATTAATGACACTGCGGCTTGTTACGTATTAAAGAGTTTATGGGCCGCACGATAATCGAATTTCGCGTTATTTATGACCACCGATGTCTGAAGGCTGCCGTTACCACATCGTCGCGATCTTTTACTCCGTAAtcagctaataaattaataaactagTAATTGCTTTCTGATCCATAAAACGGCCAATTCAATACCGATCGCAAAACACAATCTACTAAGAAGCGTGTTCTTTTGAAAAGAGAAAGTTCGTCATTCCAGTTGGTTTTCGATTACTGTATCAAGGCAAAGTGGACATTTATTACATAAATTATGTATGAATGTATTGTAATCATGCATTTATTAGTTTTAGATGTAGTGTGCACcaacaaatttttttcaaacCACTTCTTTGGATTCAATACAAAGTCCAAAAGCAAGTTCTAATCTTTTCCTTGAATTAATCCACCTAAATCAAAATGAATGGATTTTTAAGACACTCGAAAGTTTCGATTAAGTTTGCTGGTGTTTCGCAACGTTATTAACACACTAAAATAACTACTATGAGGATAGGTTTACTTTGAACCAATAAGAGTTACATGCTTATGTCACATCATGAAGTGCAGTTtttatagatagatagataaatgttttatatacaCCATATAAAAAAGCATGGCTATGAGTCATAAATGTCGGCGCGATTGACGGGCGTACACTTGTTATATTCATTGTCCGATGGCGAATAACACGAGCAGATACTTTTGGTAGATTAGATACGTTAATcttcttttctattttttctttattgttcATTGTATTTCCcaaagaatatttattttgtgtctGGTAAGTTGTGTTTAGTATTACATGTATTATGTAagtaaattaagtttaaaacaTAGCAATGTGTATGGCTACAATATGCTATTTTACAGTGTGCGTATCCTTCACGTCACTATTTTTCATAGATTTCGTTTAAAGAAAGTCATTACGTAAAACACCAAACGTATCTGCGTTTATTTAGTGTTATGtataaacatatttctttttaGTGGTTTAGTTTTCGGTAGtttcaactattttttttacactttAACCATCACGATCACTTTCACTTTACATTGATCTTAATCCTTGATTTAGAATCGAACCTACCACTTGAGTGATTTAGCACTAGAAGTAGCAAAGCTACTCCTGCCGCCGTTGATTTCATGATCGTTTGAGGGCCACTTCGCGTATTTCCGTATTAGCCACAAAAATGGTTTCCGGCAACTAATTTTTAGCTAGCTGATGTGAGGCCTTTTATAGATTTTCCAATGGCGACAAGCTCGAgcaatcgatcgatcgatggGTCCTATCGTGGCTGTTTGATTATTGCTCTATATTAGGGGACCAATGCGATTATATTGTAGGTGCTGTTGCCATAGCTATATGGCCGATAAAGCTTCGTTATTTATAACCGATTGAGGGGAATTAAcataaaaagcaacaacaactatcCCAGATAAGCCGGCCATAATCAGGCGAAATGGAGTCGTGAACACTTTTACACCACTCGATAAGGTTGTGCAACGGACAGCCGAAATATATGTTGGCTGATTAGAGGACTTCTGCCATTTGAAGCCGCCAAATGGGGGCCCCCCTGAAATATTTCTTCATATACTGCTAGTTTTGCGAAGATTCGTATCAGTTCAAAGCACCCTAATAACTATCTGCGAAGGGAAATGGCTTAAAGCTTCAAAAGTCGATGGTCAGTTCGATTATTCGATAGTTATTGTCAAATCATGGCGCTCATTTCACAGTTGTAAATCAAATAGTTTAGGAAAACCCCAGATAGAGGTAAAGGCTATTTCTAAGAATTTAATCTAATAACGCtattgcttattattattgctcCCTATTGGACTTTAGGCACTCCATTTTATAATGTCACGAAGTCAGTGAGTAgttacaaacaaataaatgttcaACATGATTCACGTAAAAAAAGAATAAGACACAGACTCGTAACTAATGAGTCATAagtgaataaaatttattaattgattATAGATTTTGCTATCGGAATAACCCAATTTGTTAGTTATCTCGTAagcttttcatatttcaaCACCAAAAAATAATCTCAGACAGgtataaatagaaaataaataaaatactttggATTTATAGTAGATCCTGTTTAAAGATATCCCAATTTGATTCTATGAAATGCTTATATAAGTAGGCTGGGCTATGGTTTAGTGGTATTTCGCAACATAATCTGAGCTTATCAACTTTTAATCAATGACATAATATGTCCAGCAACGacataaaaaacgaaaagattGTGTTTGAtcgcaaaaataatttatggtcacttcataaaaattactttaataATGTCGTACATAGATTGGAGAAGTCCGTGGGAATTGTGGCTAAGCGCCGCCACT
This window contains:
- the LOC6735629 gene encoding uncharacterized protein LOC6735629; the encoded protein is MKSTAAGVALLLLVLNHSSDAYTHNWHSGPINCYECSTLDECSAGSGALRKCLGNDGQSCVAIFNSDGAVIQRGCSDNLASVCTESGDNCYECRSHGCNSLKSKENLLDCVVCDAQSDDNCVFDIELVTERRKCNQQCITALYPTNSEVGAPLELVRSCLDDLDLDDREACSEGSLENCVACSTASCNKVDLGVRGSCNVCKGDCSNPQSKTCRAVPSGDKPESCFIEIDASGAIYEMGCLSQYNVSDVTLMETNKQLWYCTGDNCNVESALAKPQTCKLCSSRTDEDCAVAPDNVETNTLCESLVNTDCYSRILDNGHTERGCLTSLEGEDYLDCLKDSNSTKCSRCTGELCNEQLQPTERLSCQICDSGKDASCEGSPSASALCLLHTPNQQCITVIDLLGNTQRGCSASVECESSNPKKCDVCSGDDCNTGNLKRLEDGQPGLWGQNLPLSCQSCSDATSCAASDLSNTTCSSNSDYCVTVFGANGSVSAKGCSQEVEQTWASYCDANGGSCHNCNSNGCNSARSLDSYTECIYCDYENEDCATNAANVKSRRLCNGQCFTGSRRRSSENFIFDTVRGCLDDKDPEDQAACIAGTDTACIACSGANCNVENISQISQSCYKCSGSDCDDPKASQCSQYSPDDRCYILFDYDADIRGMGCQSDLDEEYVDENFHSLLFCDDNDCNFFDILPTPHECIVCDSSEDPNCATDPSKITLIGNCGVLPYTSCQTRIINGRTQRSCLSSLERENLQECLDGTGNCVVCTGDRCNADIYPADRRRCQRCNSVTDPTCSSAPDASEVCPYYLENEGCSAKLVDGETYRGCQREFTCDDSDKQHCRLCSGKDNCNVADLFNSYIGYPSKWLTPPVNCYSCNGTDCQGASSGTLRKCTGNDEQNCGTVFDASGSVIFRGCSDTLYEDAELLQYCDENSANCKFCKSSGCNNAKELSTYVDCLFCDGSDEAECVRKVGDITRTLSCQGSCLTGLYPRNRSEANPVYDLARGCLDDLDYDDREACSAGTLENCVACSGATCNKADVPEDRLSCNVCEDAACETLTSQLCLGYRSGDQCYIHVGDRAIKAMGCATDLQDSFLLTNRRDLYLCSGDDCNTKDKLNLNGVSCNVCNSTYDDGCVAGITVSAAVCEHYINPECYSYLNEEGVLLRGCLMDTNDELFDECSSAGSTNCTICSTNNCNNDVYPSNWLTCLRCDSASDADCALNPTSYSSYCRTYSEDDACVTSLSNGRTRRGCQSELNCDASQAGSCRVCSGANCNTVDLQSSYVGEPGKWTDLPLSCHVCSDAASCATVGTETTKCEGNNKQTCSTVFNSEGQVVARGCSDAVLAANLDYCDLNGDKCVQCKSDGCNNAVSFDSYVDCYFCDAEDDVNCAWEKPESTRKCQGQCMTGLYPRSSSWDSALLPTRGCLDDLNEAERTSCAAGTHSNCTACTGSLCNGEDVIANPLECYTCKDPFCEDPTTAKCVAYRENDQCYLAYDDSGVVAMGCASEFEKQVIKELVAQQRLLLCSGQKCNEYSITPDPNTCLQCTSTDDPRCATNPNQLTNTNICSQIPYTECVTQIDSQGNTIRGCMSSLGGDDFYECLTGDGKLCETCTGERCNGLSVFPADRRKCYQCDSTRDPNCAASPATLISTVCPIYSQDESCVTTLLNDITYRGCSSSLTCSDPSDSRTCRVCSSADGCNTINLEKIGEDGLPGAWQEVPIECLACSGIDCASGGGTLTKCSGYDNCVTVFSDSGSVTQRGCSESVFEESDYCDENPAYCPRCNSNGCNTADSQDKYVECIVCDSSVDSNCVSDPTQITKTRQCHERCVSAFLPLFNETDDPSYALIRNCYDDLEKEDRDACTAGSKRFCATCEGAKCNSEDLVASRHSCLVCQGDECQSPKASSCSNYREHDECYIQFDEERSITSLGCLSELSHDDVYLLKRSKRLLTCSDNDCNTIESVPETQTCTLCSSRTEANCAISPLSVVSSTDCTLGGFPECYSRVLSDGSTERGCLSSLEDDDFLSCYNSTSASCNSCQGNKCNQLVYPSNRRSCHVCNSGTDANCESNPSSLTVCYLYDADDQCVTNLRNGVTYRNCASSLSCEANAKNCVYCEGDGCNQIDLAAKSDDNIGKWQDLPLECLTCEGTGCQEEEIASVKCQDNNEQDCLTVFGSDGAVTRRGCQDEVEADATISTYCGTNAGSCPSCKSNNCNNATALSQYTTCIYCDSYKDSSCLWDPTSASHRTRQCQGQCMTALYGSADAGLDLIRTCLDDKEASDQLTCANGSDSTCAACSGDSCNVQSLPEDRLSCYTCEGDECEDPQPKTCAIYKPEDSCFLWVDEENDLKQLGCLSSFRNQDLEAIIKTKRISVCNGTNCNVPQLQSPVRCAVCDSREDSSCATDAQAIGTFSTCSQLPHTGCFTRLENDGSTQRGCLYDLDQTDFASCLLGSDANCTVCSVDGCNREVFPADRQVCYSCTSADDSSCESDPSYTLACPWVSDTETCKTLLSRNVTTRGCSSIVECDSSDFRNCRSCSGSECNAIDLANRVDDGQHGLYQDLPLKCHSCVGEHCLSSLGPAVTCSLNPEQDCKTVFEADGVSVRRRGCSDDVDDYEDRYCRKNPALCFTCKSNECNDAWSTEEYVSCTFCNSANKSSCITDPKESDLSKRSCKGQCLVALSGEDLIRSCLDDKELYDRSDCSTDESGTNCATCSGAECNTFSYPADRLSCHTCSDATCSSSQSQACLAYKTNDYCFAKYATDGKVELMGCASSQNSSSLEQWQEGNLLYSCQGSECNELSRLPAEGECLSCDSSKTLECAQDPTAVLTTITCHAPNSDCITRLANGHTHRGCRSELSSTESSSCVADGTCSACSGAKCNVEIFPNNRRRCYICNSIDDPLCAQHPSSLAVCPIYEANDECVTSFNNGLLRRGCASELECEIDNEDHCNKCSTDGCNTIELTGSAGGLSGLGLGLTLIVAWLISSTQRL